One Arcobacter sp. FWKO B genomic window, TGTTCTTCAGTCATTTTATACCCTTTTGTTTGTTATGTTGGAATTTTAGCGAAAAAATCTTCTTTATATCAAAAATATTGCAAATTGCAATATTTTATCTATTTAAATACCCTTTTGAAAATATTATCCACATTTTTTGTGTAATACTCATAGTTAAAACACTCTCTTATTTGCTCTTCACTTAGTTTACTTCTAAGCTCATTATCTGCTAGAAGATATTGAAGATATAAAGACTCCCCTTTTTCATTAGTTGTAGGTTTACCTTGTTGTATCTCTTCCCACACTTTCATAGCATTTCTTTGGATGATTCTATAAGCATCTTCTCTACTTACCCCTTGTAAAGGAAGCTCAAGAAGTACCCTTTGAGAAAATACAAGTCCACCTGTTAAGTTTAGGTTTTTCATCATATTTTCTGGCATTACCGTTAAATTTGCGATAACGCTATTCATTCTATGAAGCATAAAGTCGGTTGTTATGAAGCTATCAGGAAGCCAAAATCTCTCCGTTGAACTGTGACTTATATCTCTTTCATGCCAAAGAGCTACATTTTCCATAGCAGGGATACAATATGCTCTTATCATCCTTGCAAGTCCCGTGATATTTTCAGTCAAAATAGGGTTTCTTTTGTGTGGCATAGCCGAACTTCCCTTTTGCCCTTTTGCAAAATACTCTTCAGCCTCATAAACTTCAGTTCTTTGAAGGTGTCTTACTTGAACTGCAAATTTTTCAACCGAACTAGCCAATAATGCCAAAGCAGTTGCAAGTCTTGCATATCTATCTCTATGGATTACTTGATTTGAACAAGGCTCAGGTTTAAGACCAAGCTCTGCCATAGCAAACTCTTCAAGCTCCAAAGGAGCATGGGCAAAATTCCCCATAGCACCGCTTATTTGTCCTACAGCAATAACTTCCATAGTCTCTTCAAGATTTTTTAAATGTCTTGCCACTTCATCATACCACACCGCAAGTGTTAAACCAAAAGTAATAGGCTCACCGTGAATACCGTGACTTCTACCTACCATTAGAGTATATTTATGTTCCATTGCTCTTTTTTTGATAGATTCCATAAGCATTTTTACATCATCAATAATTATTTGTAAAGAATCTCTCATTTGTAAAGCAACACCAGTATCAACTGCGTCACTACTTGTCATACCGTAGTGAAACCATCTTGATTCTTCACCTAGCGACTCGCTTACACTTGTATTAAAAGCTATTAGGTCGTGTTTTGTAACAGCTTCTATCTCTTCTATTCTCTCTACAGAAAATTTTGCATTTTGTACAATCTTTTGACAATCCTCATCTGGTATTAGCCCTAATTTGTTCCAAGCTTTAACAGCAGCTTTTTCTACTTCTAGCCATGCAGCATATCTTGCTTGTTGTGTCCATAATTCAGCCATTTGAGGTCTTGCGTATCTTTCAACCATCTTTTTTCCTTGAAAAAGGTAAAAGGTAAAAGGTAAAAGGTAAAAAGTAAGATGTAAAAAGTAACAATATAAAATTCTTAACCCTGAACCCTGAACTCTGAACCCTTAAACCTAAACTCTTCAACCTTATAATTTAATTTATTGTATAATATCAAAAATTCTCAAAAAAAGAGCTAAATTGCCATTTGTATTAAAAGAGTATCCAGCTAAAATTGGAGAAAAAATCAATGTTTATCTAATCAAAAACCATGGTCTATCACCATCAAATGCCCAAAATCTTCTTGATCGTGGAAAAGTATTTGATAAAGAGATGAAACAACTAAAAAAAACTGATATAATAACAACAGAAGATATTTTTATATCAGAATTTATTGGTATAACAAAAGGGTTAAAACCTATATTTTCTACAGATGATTTTGCTATTTTTGACAAACCAAGTGGGATAATGGTTCATCCTGTTAATAAATTCACCCCTTATTGTTTGCTTGATGAAGTAAAGTACCATTTTGGAAGTAGTGCAAATATAGTTCATAGGATAGATGCAGAGACTTCAGGTCTTGTTTTGATTTCAAAAAATAAAGAAGCCGAAATAGAACTCAAAACAATGTTTGAGAAAAAACTTTACACAAAAAAATATCTAGCTATCGCAAATGGCATCTTACAAAACCAAAAAACAATAAATTCACCCATAAAAGATGATTTAGCTAGTACCATAAGGGTAAAAATGACAACAGCTGATGATGGAAAAGAATCTCTAACTATAATAAATCCTATTAAAATAAATCATACCAAAAACCAAACTTTAGTGGAAGCCTTGCCTCTAACTGGACGACAACACCAAATAAGAGTACATCTTGAATCCATAGGACACAAAATCCTAGGTGACCCAATATATGGAATAGATGAAATCATAGCCGATAAATACCTATGCAAAGAACTTTCCCCTGAAGATAGACTATATCACACATCTTCACACAGACTTTGGCTTCACGCTGATTATCTTGAATTTTCATATAAAGATATTATTTATAAATTCCACTCAAAAAACAAAGAACTATTGGACTTCTTCAACAAAAATTAGCTAAAATTCCACTATCTTTAACTTTTTAGTTTTTAGATATTAGATTTTACCTAATATTATAGAGAGGTGTCCGAGTGGTTTAAGGAGCACGCCTGGAACGCGTGTGTAGGGCAACTTACCGAGAGTTCGAATCTCTTCCTCTCTGCCATTAAGCAAATTTTAATATTTGTTTGATATAATTTCATTCCCAAAGAGTAGCATTGAGTCTAAAAGTGTTTTAGATTGAATGCTCCTCTTTAGCCCCTTACAATTGCTTTAAAAGACAACGCCCCAGGATGGGAACATAGCAAGGCACCTTTTATTGTGGTGTGTTTGGGTATCTGAAGAGGGGTACTTATGATATAGTATTCAACTCTATCACAAAAGTTGCCCCTTTAAAAATCTTCCCATCTATTGTATGATTTTCATTAAGTGCATAAATTTTACCACCAACTTTTTCTATTATAACTTTTGACATATCAAGTCCTATACCTGTTCCTTTATCATCAGGTTTTGTTGTAAAGTATGGTTCAAATATTTTTTCAATTATCTCTTCTGGTATACCACCAGCAAAATCTTTGATTTTAATTACAATCTTATTTTCAACTTTCTTAGCTTCAATAACAATATTACAAATATAAGGTTTACTTTCTATAATAACATCTCTTGCATTATTTAAAATATTAATAAATACCTGTGTAAGCTCATTTGGATAACCTGAAGTTTTACAATCATCTTGAATATCAGATATTAAATTTATACCATTAGATTTATAAACAGCACCTATTAAGTGAAATACATCATCAACAACTTTTTTTATATCATACTCTGCTTTTTGAGATGGCTTAAAAAATGATCTAAAATCATTCATAGTATTATTCATATGTTCAATTTGTTGTTCGATATTATCTGTTTGTCTTTCTAAATTTTCTTTATTTATATTATTCATCATTAAATCAAGTTGTAATGAACTATTAGCGATACTTATTACATTTAGTGGCTGTTTCCATTGATGTACTATCGCAGACATCATTTCACCCATTGTAGATGTTTTATTTTGCTGAATTAACAATCTCTCTTTTTTTAGTGAATTCTCAACTTCACTAGAAACCCTTTCTTCAAGTATATGATTTATATCAAGAAGTTCTTTTTCTCTTTTAATTATCATGTATGAATAATAAGTTATCAATAAACCTAAAGATACCGCTATAAAAATTAATATCTTATTTCTCATCTCTTTATTTGCAGCAAGCTCTTCATCAAGAGGCATAATAATCTCTATAACACCCCTTTTATCCCCAAGTTTCCATACAAGTGTTTGATCCCAAGCTTTTAAATTACTAGAGTTATGACAATCCACACAAGCTTGATCAGTCATAAAATCTGCAACAGCAACCCTTAACACTTCCTTATTATCTATAACATCTCTCTTATAATAAATTCCATAATCATTTTGTTCTACAAAATACAAAGCCTCTTTTTGAAAATCATCTAAAACTCTATCAGCTCTATTTTTAAAAGGATAATCACTATAAAATCTAAAAATCATCCCTATTTCATCATTTTGTGTAAAAATTTGACTCAAATCGTGCACTGTAGTTGTAGGAAAAGGTATTTTTCCATTTATCCCAAAATGGTCATAACTAAACTCAATTTGTGGTGCAAAATTTTTTATATCTCCAACTATGCTTTTTGTATAATATTCCCTAGTCAATAAAATCTTCTGAACATCCACTTTTGCATGCCTAATAGATGCATCAATTAAATTTTGCTCAGTAATTCTAGGTATAAAAACAAATAAAAACACTATTATAAAAACAGCTACTATAACAACTGGTAAGATAAGTTTACTTTGTGTAAAATTTTTTATTTTAATCATTACTAATTCTATTATACCAAATCTAAAAAATAGCTTTTATGAACAAAAATTTCTTTTTTTTCTTTATCATATACAAATCTGTCATCTTTTTGTTTAATTTTATCTATTATTGTTTTTTTTATATCTAAATTATTATCACTGTATTTTTTCACTAATAATATAAAATCTTTTAATGATATTAACTCATCATCTTTATTAATAGGGATTTGATTTTTTGAATGATATGAAATATGTTGCTGATAAATTTTTTTCATTTCAGCAAATGCATCTTGTAAAAGTTTTATTTCAGATTGAAATACATCTTTTAATTCGTTATGTGATTTTTGAAGCCTAATTAACTCTTTTTTATATTGTTTCTTATGCCATTTTATAACCGTTTTTAAAAGTTCTATTTGTTCATCTTTTAAAATAAGTAAAGAGTTAATTTCATTTTCATTGTGTAAGTTATTTGAGTTTAATTTGTTTATATCAGATTCATCGACATATACAAATACTTTACCATTTTTTTTGATGGAATTTAATTGATTTGATTTAATTCTATAATGTACACCTTGTAAGGAAAGATTTAGTATTTTAGCAGCTTCGCTAGTAGTTACCAATCTTTCCAATACAAACTCCTTATTTAAAATCGTTGCTATCTATCTCT contains:
- a CDS encoding ATP-binding protein, with protein sequence MIKIKNFTQSKLILPVVIVAVFIIVFLFVFIPRITEQNLIDASIRHAKVDVQKILLTREYYTKSIVGDIKNFAPQIEFSYDHFGINGKIPFPTTTVHDLSQIFTQNDEIGMIFRFYSDYPFKNRADRVLDDFQKEALYFVEQNDYGIYYKRDVIDNKEVLRVAVADFMTDQACVDCHNSSNLKAWDQTLVWKLGDKRGVIEIIMPLDEELAANKEMRNKILIFIAVSLGLLITYYSYMIIKREKELLDINHILEERVSSEVENSLKKERLLIQQNKTSTMGEMMSAIVHQWKQPLNVISIANSSLQLDLMMNNINKENLERQTDNIEQQIEHMNNTMNDFRSFFKPSQKAEYDIKKVVDDVFHLIGAVYKSNGINLISDIQDDCKTSGYPNELTQVFINILNNARDVIIESKPYICNIVIEAKKVENKIVIKIKDFAGGIPEEIIEKIFEPYFTTKPDDKGTGIGLDMSKVIIEKVGGKIYALNENHTIDGKIFKGATFVIELNTIS
- a CDS encoding RluA family pseudouridine synthase, which gives rise to MPFVLKEYPAKIGEKINVYLIKNHGLSPSNAQNLLDRGKVFDKEMKQLKKTDIITTEDIFISEFIGITKGLKPIFSTDDFAIFDKPSGIMVHPVNKFTPYCLLDEVKYHFGSSANIVHRIDAETSGLVLISKNKEAEIELKTMFEKKLYTKKYLAIANGILQNQKTINSPIKDDLASTIRVKMTTADDGKESLTIINPIKINHTKNQTLVEALPLTGRQHQIRVHLESIGHKILGDPIYGIDEIIADKYLCKELSPEDRLYHTSSHRLWLHADYLEFSYKDIIYKFHSKNKELLDFFNKN
- a CDS encoding helix-turn-helix domain-containing protein, producing the protein MERLVTTSEAAKILNLSLQGVHYRIKSNQLNSIKKNGKVFVYVDESDINKLNSNNLHNENEINSLLILKDEQIELLKTVIKWHKKQYKKELIRLQKSHNELKDVFQSEIKLLQDAFAEMKKIYQQHISYHSKNQIPINKDDELISLKDFILLVKKYSDNNLDIKKTIIDKIKQKDDRFVYDKEKKEIFVHKSYFLDLV
- the purB gene encoding adenylosuccinate lyase; the protein is MVERYARPQMAELWTQQARYAAWLEVEKAAVKAWNKLGLIPDEDCQKIVQNAKFSVERIEEIEAVTKHDLIAFNTSVSESLGEESRWFHYGMTSSDAVDTGVALQMRDSLQIIIDDVKMLMESIKKRAMEHKYTLMVGRSHGIHGEPITFGLTLAVWYDEVARHLKNLEETMEVIAVGQISGAMGNFAHAPLELEEFAMAELGLKPEPCSNQVIHRDRYARLATALALLASSVEKFAVQVRHLQRTEVYEAEEYFAKGQKGSSAMPHKRNPILTENITGLARMIRAYCIPAMENVALWHERDISHSSTERFWLPDSFITTDFMLHRMNSVIANLTVMPENMMKNLNLTGGLVFSQRVLLELPLQGVSREDAYRIIQRNAMKVWEEIQQGKPTTNEKGESLYLQYLLADNELRSKLSEEQIRECFNYEYYTKNVDNIFKRVFK